The genomic segment GAACGAGACCCAGCTGGCGGCCCGCGAGTGCGCGTGCACCAGGTCGATGGCGCGCGCGCGGATCAGCCCGCGCAGCGCCATCACGTTGCGGAGCCGCTGGGCGTAGTCGCGCTGGCCGATGCGCATGGGCACGTACTCGGCCTCGACCGCGGTGTTGAGCGTGTCGGAGACCAGGGTGACCCGGTGACCCTCGCGCGCCTGCTCGGCGATCAGCGTCGCCGCGTACGTCTCGGCGCCTGTCACCTCGTGCTGTGACAGCACGTGCAGGATGTGCACTGTCACGCTTTGACGGGGGCCTGACGACCGTGTTAACGGGGTGCGAATTCCGCACCGGCCGGCGGTGCGGAGGCGGGTCGACGGCTTCGCTCAGCGCCGCTTGCGGACGGCGCCCTCGTCCTCGGCGCGCTTGCGCAGCTCCGCCAGGAGCTTGCCGGCCAGCAGCCAGGCGGACTGCTCGAGGTAGCCCGCGGGCAGGGACATCGCGATGCTGCTGCGGCCCTGCAGGTCGCCGGCCGTGATGGTGCCGGTGGCCTTGTCGAAGCGGTAGCCCCAGTCCCCCAGGTCGCCGAAGTGATCGGGGAACTTGTTCTTCACGCTCCGCTCGAACGCCCCGAGCCAGCTCTCCGGCGAGCTGGCCTCCTCGATCACCGACGGTCGCGGCAGCCGCGCCGACGGCTGCGGAGGAGGGATCATCTCCAGCTCCGCCTCGCGCGCCGGCGCGGCGTCAGCACGGTCGGGCTCGATGATCTCGAGGTTGCCCACCGTGAAGGGGCCGTCCTCGTCGGCGGGGGGCGGCCCGCCCACCGGCACCGAGGGGCCGGTGCCGTCGCCCTGCGCATCGGCCACCCGCTCGGCTTCGGCCCGGGTGCCCTGCTCGAGGAACTTGTTCCACTCGGACATGACGCTCTGGTCGTACCTCATCTTCTCGAACGCCGCCGACACGGTCCTGGCCGACGACTGCTGGTCGAACTGCTGCAGCACGACCATCACCCGCGCCGAGCCCGCGTCCCGCAGCCGCTCCTTGATGCGGCCGAAGCCCGGCTCCGCCGCCAGGCCCAGCGCCAGCGCCAGCAGCTCGTCCGGTCCGGCGCCCTTGGCGATCACGATCTCGGCCACGTTCTGCGCCGCCAGGCGCTCGGCGAACGCCGCCAGCCGCGGGTCGCCCGTCGGCACCGCCACCCCGTCGAGCGTCAGCTCGCCGCCGTAGAACCGGAACGTCGCCGAGCGCCCGGCCGCGAGATCCACCAGGGCGCGCAGCGCGTCCTTCTGCGGCTGCCCCGGGTCCGGGGAACGCTGCAGCAGGGCCACCGCCCGGGCGAGGCCGGCGACGTAGCGGGTCAGCTCTGGTGCGGTCACGAAGACTACCAACAAAACTACCCGAGCGCCGTTGCGGAAGCACCCTCGGCCGGCCGCCGGGGCCCGTGCTTGACAGGCCGCCGGCGCCCCGGTAGTTTCTGCTGAAATTTCAGCATTTCCCGAGGCCGCCGCCATGAGTGCCGCCAGACCCCCGTTGAGCCGCCGCGAGCGAGAAGTGATGGACGTGCTGTACCGGACGGGGGAGGGCACCGTCGCGGAGGTGATGGAGCAGCTCGCCGATCCGCCGACCTACTCGGCCGTGCGCTCGACGCTGCGCATCCTCGAGGAGAAGGGGCACGTGAGCCACCGGGAGGACGGTCCCCGCTACGTGTACGTGCCGGCCGTGGGACGGGAGACGGCGCAGCGCGCCGCCCTCAACCACGTGGTGGACACCTTCTTCGACGGCTCGGCCGATCACGCGCTGGTGACGCTGCTGCGCCGCTCGGATCTCGAGTTGTCGGAGAAGCAGATCCAGCGGCTCGCCCGGGAGATCCGCCGGGCCCGCGAGGAGGGCCGATGAGCGCCACGGGACTCCTCCAGCTCCTCGCGAACCAGGGCGTGGCGTGGGCGCTGGGGAGCCTGGCCAAGGGCACGTTGCTGCTGGTGGCGGTCTTCCTCGCCGCGGCCGCGGTGCGCCGGGCCTCCGCGGGCCTGCGGCACCTGGTGTGGGGCGGCGGCATCGTGGCGGTGCTCGCCGTCCCGGTCGTCTCGCTGGTGCTGCCGTGGCGGCTCGCGGTCCTGCGCGTCCCGGCGGGGCTGGTGCCCGCGGCGGCGGCGCCGGCGGCGGCGGGTTCGGGGCTGCGCTCGCCGTCGTTCGCCCGGGCGGCGGTGCCGCTGGCGCCCGCGCCCGGCCTCGCGCCGAGCCCCCGTTCCGCGGCGGACGCGGGCGGCCCGAGCCGCCCGTCCGTGCGGTCGTGGTCCCTGCAGCGGCTGTCTCCCGCCTGGTGGATCGCGGCAATCTGGGCCGCCGGCGCGCTGGTGGTGCTGCTGCGCCTGGTGCGCGGGACCGTGCTCGTGCGCCGGGTCCGGCGCCACGCGGTGGTGCTCGCGTCGGCCGACTGGCGGCAGCCGCTCATCGAGGCGGCGGACCGGCTGGGGCTGCCGCGGGAGCCGCGGCTGCTGGCGAGCGACGCCGTGCTGATGCCCATCGTGTGCGGCGTGCTCGATCCGGCGATCGTGCTGCCGGCAGCGGCGAGCGCGTGGACGGAGCAGCGGCGCCGGGCCGTGCTGTGCCACGAGCTGGCGCACGTGCGCCGCTCCGACCTCGCCCTCACGATCCTGAGCCGTCTGGGCTGCGCGCTGTACTGGTTCCATCCGCTGTTCTGGGTGGCCGCCCGCCGGCTGCGCCTGGAGAGCGAGCGCGCGTGCGACGACCTGGTGCTGGAAGTGGGCACCCGGCCCTCCGAGTACGCTGATCACCTGCTCCAGATCGCGTGTCTGGCCGGTTCGATGCGCTCGCCGGCCGTCGCCCTCCCGATGGCGGAGCGTCGCGAGTTCGAGGGCCGGATGCTCGCGATCCTGGAGCGCGGCGCGCGTCGTGCGCCGCCGTCGCGCCGGCTCGCTGCGCTGCTGGCCGCGGTCGCGCTCGCCGTCGTGCTGCCGGTCGCGGCGATGGGGCTTGCCCAGGGGCCGCCGGCCGGCGCCCCCGAGCCGACGCCGCTGGCGCAGGGCGCGCCGAGGTCGGTGCCCGCGGCCCCGGCGCCGACGGCGCATGCCGAGACGCGCACCGACACGACGGTCGCGCAGCGGACGACGGTCGCGACGCAGGTCGGCATCGCGACGTCGGTGTCCGCGACGACCGGAGCGCCCGCGTCCCTGCCGGTCGCGGCGGTGCGGGCCGCGACGTCGCTCACCGGCGGCGCGGCGGACGACAGCCTCGATCCGCGGACGCTCGCGGCGCTGCTCGGCGCGCTCGAGGACTCGGTCGCGGCCGTGCGGGTGGATGCCGCCTACGCCCTCGGCCGGCAGGAAGCGCATGCGGCCGTCACCGCGCTCGCGGCGCACCTGCGCCGCGACGCGGCGGGGGTGGTACGGGAGATGGCGGCATGGGCCCTGGGCCAGATCGAGAGCGGTGACGCCACCGCATCCCTGGTGGCCGCCGCGCGCGGCGACGCGTCGGAGGACGTGCGGGCGATGGCGGTGTGGGCGCTGGGCCAGGTGGACGATTCCGCGGCCGTGCCCGGCCTGGCGGCCGTGCTCGGCGACGCGAGCGCCGAGGTGCGGGGCCGCGCCGCCTGGGCGCTCGGGACCATCGGCGCGTCGCCCGCGCCACCGGCGCTGGTGGCCGCCCTGCGCGACCCGTCGGCGGCCGTCCGCCTGCGCGCCGCGTGGGCCGTGGGTCAGATCGAGGACGGCCGCGCCGCGCCGGGCCTCGTCCCGCTCCTCAACGATACGGCGTCCGAGGTACGACGCGCCGCCATGTGGGCGCTCGGCAAGATGGATGCGCCCGAAGCGCGCGCGGCGCTCCTCGACGCGCTCAAGAACTCCGATCCCGAGGTGCGTGCCCAGGCGGCGCGCGCCCTGGGCGGCAGCAGCGGCAACCCCTGGCCCTGGCCGTGGCCCATGCCGCTCAACCGCTAGCGCGACGCCGAACGGCGCCGGCCGCCTGCCTCCCGCCCGGGTGAGCCCCGCTCCCCGGGCGGCTCCGTATCCGGAACCCGCGCCGGCCCCAGCCCCCGCTTGACATCCACCCAGCAATGCTGAATATTCAGCATAGTGCTGAAATGTCAGCATAGCGACGGGGTTCCCCATGACGTGGAGGACGCTCGTGAACGGATCGATGATCGGTGCGGTGGTCGGCGCGCTCGCGCTGGGCGCCGGGTTGCACGGCAGGACGGCGGTGCGTGTCGGTCTGGCGCCCGCGGCGGCGGACGATTCGGCGCTGGCCGCGGGGGTGCTAGCGTCGGCCCGAGGTGCACCGGTGGTGCTGTGCCGGCTGGCGGAGCAGGCACTCGAGAATCGCTGGGGCGGAGCGGACAGCTGGCGGACGCCCGGCGACCCGCCGGACTCGAACGGGATCACGCGGTGGGCGTTTGCGCGGCGGCCCGCCGACTACGCGGTTCGTCTGCTGGCTCGTGGCATCGAGGACCCGGACGGATGCGTGCGCGGGATCGCGGCGCGGCTCATCGCCCGCGCGACGGCGGCGCAGATCGACGCCGCCGTGGTGCCGCTGCTGGGCTCGGCGGCCGCCGGCACGCGGGTCGCGGCGTCGGTGGCGCTGGGCCTGGCCGAATCGGGGGCGGCGGTGACCGCCCTGATCGGCCGGCTGACCGACGAGGCCGGCGAGGTCCGGCTCGCGGCGGCGTGGGCGCTGGGGCGCACCGACTCGCTGCGCGCGGCGGCGCCGCTGCGCGGCGTGTTGCGGGACGCGGACGCCGGAGTCAGGGCGGCGGCGGCCCGGGCCCTCGGGGAGCTCGAGGACACGGCCGCGGTCGATGCCTTGGTCAGGCTGCTCCGGAGCGACGCCGACGAGGAGGTGCGCGTATCCGCGGCCGAAGCGCTGGGGCGGATGGAGTCGAAGCGGGCCGCGCCGGCACTGGCCGGGGCCCTCGGCGACCAGAGTGCGCGGGTGCGCCGGACGGCGGCCTGGGCGCTGGGACAGATCGAGGACAAGGGGTCGGTGGCGGCGTTGGCGCGTGCGCTGACGGACCGGGACGACGACGTGCGGCAAACGGCCGTATGGGCGCTCGGGCAGATCGGGGACGCGTCGGCCGTGCCGGCCCTGGCCGAGCGGCTGGGCCGCGACGACCGGCCGGAGGTCCGCCGCAAGGCGGCGTGGGCGCTGGGCCAGATCGAGGACAAGTCCTCGACCGGGCCGCTGGGCACGGCGCTCAAGGGCGACCGGGACGAGGAGGTGCGGCGCACCGCCGCCTGGGCGCTGGGCCAGATCGAGGACGCGGGCAGCGTGCCGGACCTGGCGGCGGCGCTGGGCGACAGCTCGGAGAAGGTGCGCACCGTCGCCGCGTGGGCGCTCGGGCAGATCAGCCCTCACCGGGCGCCGGACGCGCTGCTGCGGGCGCTGGGCCACGACACGCCCGGGGTGCGCGAGAAGGCGGCGTGGGCGCTGGGCCAGATCGGCGACGACGCCGCGGTCCCGGCCCTCCAGAGCGCGCTCGCGGACCCGGAGTCGCGGGTGCGGCGCACCGCGCTGTGGGCGCTGGGCCAGCTCGACAGCGACGCGGCGCGGACGGCGATCGTGGACGCGCTGAAGGACGGCGATCCCGAGGTGCGCGCCCGCGCGGCGCGCGCCCTGGGCGGTGGCCACGTGGACCCGCGGCCCGAGCCGATGCCGATGCCGGAGCCGCGGCCGTTCCCCGGCCCGGAGGAGTGACGCGGTCGCGCCGGTTCCATCCCGGGGCGCGAAGCGGTTAGACTTCGCCGCTTCGCGCTCGGGACGGGCCGGTGGCGGGGACCGACAGAAAGCGGGTCGACTGGCAGTCGGCGTGGCAGGAAGCGCGCCGCATCGTGTGGCGCCACCGCCGCTATCTCGCGGTGGGGCTGGCCGTGATGCTGGTGAACCGCCTGGCCGGCCTGGTGCTGCCGACCACCTCGAAGTTCCTCATCGACGACGTGATCGGGAAGCACCAGCCGCGGCTCCTCGTGCCGCTGGCGCTCGCCGTCGCCGGCGCCGCGCTGCTCCAGGCGGCGACCTCGTTCACCCTCTCGCAGCTCCTCGGCGTCACCGCCCAGCGCGCCATCACCGAGATGCGGCGCGACGTGGAGGCGCACGTGATGCGCCTGCCGGTGCGCTTCTTCGACTCGACCAAGAGCGGCGTCCTGATCTCCCGCATCATGACCGACGCGGAGGGCATCCGGAACCTGGTCGGCACCGGCCTGGTGCAGCTGGTGGGCGGCACCGTGACGGCCGCGCTGGCGCTGGGCGTGCTGTTCTACCTCAACTGGCGCCTCACGGCGATCACCATCCTCATCCTGGCCGTGTTCGGCGGGATGATGGCGCTGGCCTTCAGCCGGCTGCGGCCCATCTTCCGCGAGCGCGGCCAGATCAACGCCGAGGTGACCGGCCGGCTCGGCGAGTCGCTGGGCGGGATCCGGGTGGTCAAGTCGTACGTGGCCGAGCGCGGGGAGCAGCTGGTGTTCACCCGCGGCGTGCACCGCCTGTTCCGCAACATCGCGAAGACGATCACGGGCACCTCCGCGCTCGGCGCGGCGACCATCGTCATCACCGGCGGCATCGGCGTGCTGATGATCCTGGTGGGCGGGCGGGCCATCCTGGACGGGCGGATGTCGCTGGGCGGCTTCGTGATGTACGTGTTCTTCATCGGCCTCGTGGCGGCGCCGCTGGTGCAGATCGCCTCCATCGGCACCCAGGTGAGCGAGGCGTTCGCCGGCCTGGACCGGATCCGCGATCTACGCCGGGCGGTGACGGAGGACGCGGGCGACCTGGAGCGGCTCCCGCTCGGCGACGACCTGAAGGGCGAGATCGCCTTCGAGGACGTCGCGTTCGCCTACGACCCGGGCGTGCCGGTCCTGCGGGGCGTGTCGTTCCGCGCGCCGGCCGGCTCCACCACTGCGCTGGTGGGCTCGAGCGGCTCGGGGAAGAGCACCCTGATCGGCCTGGTGATGGCGTTCGCGCGGCCGGCGGCGGGCCGCGTGCTGGTGGACGGGCGCGACCTCGCGACGCTGCGCCTCCGCGACTACCGGGCCCACCTGGGCGTGGTGCTCCAGGACAACTTCCTGTTCGACGGCACGATCGCCGAGAACGTCGGCTTCTCGAAGCCGCACGCCACCCGCGACGAGATCCTGCGGGTGGCGCGGATCGCCCACTGCGACGAGTTCGTGGACAAGTTCAAGGACGGCTACGACACCGTGGTGGGAGAGCGGGGGGTCAAGCTCTCGGGCGGCCAGCGCCAGCGCGTGGCCATCGCGCGCGCCATCCTCGCCGATCCCCGGATCCTGATCCTCGACGAGGCCACCTCCAGCCTGGACAGCGAGAGCGAGGCGCTGATCCAGGACGGGCTGCGCCGGCTGCGGCACGGGCGCACCACGTTCGTCATCGCCCACCGGCTCTCGACCATCCGCAGCGCGGACCAGATCCTGGTCATCGAGGCGGGCGAGATCGTGGAGCGCGGGACGCACCCGGCGCTGCTCGCGGCCGGCGGCCGCTACCGCCAGCTCCACGACAAGCAGTACGCGCTCGAGACCGACCGGTTCGTGAACCCCGGCGAGGACTTCACGCCGGAGCCCGAGGCTCCCGCGCCGCCGCCGCGGACGCCGGTCGCGCCCGGCCGGCTGTAGGAAGGGGGCGGGAAGCCATGAGCACCAGGATCGTGTTCAACGGCCAGACCTACGACAGCCTCGAGGCGATGCCGCCCGAGGTGCGCGCCAAGTACCAGGCCGTCCTCGGTGCGCTCGGGGACGACGACCGCGCCAGGCTCGAGTCCGCGCTCGGCGCCGGGGCCGGCGTCAGGATCAACAGCACGGTGCGCCGCCGCATCCGGATCAACGGCAAGGACTACGACTCGGTGGACGCGATGCCCCCCGACGCGCGCGCGCTGTACGAGCGGGCGATGGCGGGCCGCGCCGCGGATCCCGGATCGGCCGCCGCGGCCGCCGGCGGCGCGATGCCGGCCCCGCCGCCGGCGATCGACGCCGGGGACGCGCGGGGGAACGTGGTGCGGGTGCTCCTGGTGGTGGCGGTGGGCCTCGCGGTGCTCGTCTGGCTGCTGGCGAGGCGGTGAGGCCAGGCCCAGACCCCGCCTCACCCCAGCTTCGTCGTCCCCAGCAGTGCGCGGAAGCGCGGGTGGCCGCGCACCGCGTCGTAGATCGGGTGGACCTTCAGCCACACCACGTCGGCGGCGCGGCGCGCGGCGGCCTCCTCGAGGCGGTCGAGCGCGGCGGCCTGGTCGCCGAGCGCGAGCTGGACCTGCGCCAGGAGTGCCGGCGACACGTACGTCTCGTGCGCGCGCCGCTCGAGATCGGCCAGCAGCGCCTCCGCCTGCGGCCGCTGGTAGGCGAACGCGTGCGCGGTCGCCTGGGCGGCCATCGTCTCCGCGCTTCCCCCCTGGAGCCGCACCGCGCGCTCCAGCGGCGCGACCGCTTCGTCGAAGCGGCCCATCGCGATGTACGCGTGGCCGAGGAAGTAGTAGGCCGCGCCGAACTCCGCGTTGAGCCGGAGCGTCTTCTCCAGCTCCGCCGCGGCGGCGGCGAGGTCACGCGCGTAGAAGTGGCGCAGGCCCACGCTGATGTGCACGGCGAGCGACAGCGGGTCGAGCGCGAGGGCGCGGTCCAGCTCCGTCTGCGCCTCCTGGAACCGGCCGGTCGGCACCAGGCAGTTCATCGCGTACCACTGGTGGGCGGTGGCGTACTGCGGGTTGTAGGCGATGGCGCGGCGGAACAGGGCGTCGGCGGCCGCCCAGTCCCACTCGTACAGCGCCCGCACGCACGCCAGGGACGTATGCGCCTCGGCGAGCGACGAATCGATGGCCAGCGCCTGCTCGGCCGCCGCCCGGGCCTTGGGCATCACCTCGTCGGGCGGCCGGTGGCTGTACACGCCGAGGATGACGTACGAATCGGCGATCGCGGCCTGCGCGGGCGCGTGGGCGGGATCGATCGCCAGCGCGCGGTCGAACTCCGCCACGCTCTGCTCCAGGGCGGCGGTCGTGCGCTGGTTCCACAGGTGCCGGCCGCGGAGGTAGTGCTCGAACGCCTTCGGGTCGCCCTTGCGCGCCGGCTCCTGGGCGTAGGCCTTGGGAGCGCCGAGCAGCTTGGCCTCGAGCACGTCGGCGATCGCGCTGGCGATCTCGTCCTGAATGGCGAACACGTCGTCCACCGTGCGGTCGTACCGGTCCGCCCACAGCCGGTAGCCGTCGGCGACGTTCACCAGCTCGGCCGTCACCCGCACCCGGTTGCCCGAGCGCCGCACGCTCCCCTCGAGCACGGCGCCGACGCCGAGCTGCTGCCCGATCCCGCGCGCGTCCTCCTGCCGTCCCTTGAACGCGAAGGCGGACGCGCGCGCCACGACCCGCAGGCCGTCGAGCCTCGAGAGGGCGTTGGTCAGCTCCTCGGCGATGCCGTCGCTGAAGATCTCGGCGTCCGGATCCGCGCCCGGGTTGGCGAACGGCAGGACGGCGATGGAAGGCGACGGCGCCGCGGCGGGCGCGCCACCACCGGTGCGGCGCCGCCGGCCCGTCGAGACCCGCGCCGGCGGCTCGAGCGCCGCCGCCATCTCGGCCGCGGTCGCGAACCGCTCGTCGGCCCGGGAGGCGAGCGCGCGCGCCAGCGCCGCCTCGATCTCCGCCGGCACCTCGGGCCGGCCGGCCCGCAGCGGCGGCACCGGATCCACCAGCTTCTGCGCGGTGATCTCCATCGTCGTCTCGCCGCCGAACGGCGGCGCTCCGGCGAGCATCTCGTACAGCACGCAGCCGGCGGAATACAGGTCGCTCCGCAGGTCCACCGGGTCGCCCATCGCCTGCTCGGGACTCATGTACAGGGGCGTCCCGACCACGGTGCCGTCCGCGCTGGGCGTGCCGGCGCGGGCCGAGCGCAGCGCGAGCGCGATCCCGAAGTCGGTCACGAGGGCGGCGTCCTCGTAGAGCATGATGTTCTCGGGCTTGATGTCCCGGTGCACCAGCCCGCGGCGGTGCGCGTAGTCGAGCGCCCCCACCACCTGCCGCGCGATCCGCAGCGCCTCGGCTAAGGGCAGCCGCGGCTCGGCCTGGAGCCGCTGCCGCAGCGAGGGCCCCTCGACGTACGGCATAACGTAGTACACCAGGCCGTCCGCCTCGCCCGAGTCGTACAGCGGCAGGATGTGCGGATGGGTCAGCGCGGCGGCGATCTCGATCTCGAGCAGGAACTGGTCCGCTTCCATCGACTCGGCAACGTCGCTGCGCAGGGTCTTGAGGGCGATGTAGCGGTGGTGCTTGAGGTCCTCGGCGAGGAACACCGTCGCCATGCCGCCGCTGCCGAGCTCGCGCTCGAAGCGGTAGCGGCCGGCCAGCGCCGCGGCGAGACGGTCCTCCACCTCGGTCATTATGGGCACGCAAGATGCCGCAAGGCGCCTGGCATCGCTAGACTTGAGGCCGGGCGCGCGGCGCACGAAGCGCCGCCGCGCCGCCGGCGGACTCCGTGATTTCCTCCGAAAGGACGACCCGATGACCGGCAGCCGGTTCGCTCGCGTGATGGCGACGGTGGCACTCGTGGCGGGGGCGGGGTGCGTCCGGCCCGGGGCGCAGCCGGCGCCGACCCTCGAGTCCGCGCGGCAGGCGGTGCTCGCGCTGCTCGCCCACGGCGCCGCCGCGTGGACGCACGGCGACCTCGACGCGTTCGTCTCCGACTACGCGCCCGACGCCACGTTCGTGACGCAGGACCGGCTGCTGCACGGCCGCGCCGAGATCCGCGCGCACTACGCGCCGCGCTTCGCCCCGGGTGCGCCCCGCGACTCCCTGTACTTCCAGGATCTCACGGTGGACCCGCTCGGTCCGGGCGCGTTCAACGCGATCGCCTACTACGTGCTGCAGCGCGGCGACTCGGTCGTCGCCCGCGGCCCCACGTCGCTGGTGATGCGCCGCGCGGGCGGCCGCTGGTTCATCGTGCACGACCACTCCAGTTGAGCCGATCCGCCGTGCCCGAGGCGCCTCCCGCGGAGGAGGCCCCCGGCGAGCGGCCCGCCACGGAGCGGCCGCTCGACCTCGTGCGCCTGGCGCTGCGCGGCACCCGCCAGGACTACACCGAGGGCCCGATCGCGCGCGCCCTGGTGCTGCTCGCCGTGCCGATGGTGCTCGAGACCCTGCTCGAGTCGCTGTTCGCGGTGGTGGACATCTTCTTCGTCGCCCACCTCGGGGCCGACGCCATCGCCACGGTGGGGCTCACCGAGTCGATGATGTCGCTGATCTACGCGGTCGCCATCGGCCTCGGGATCGGCGCGGCCGCCGTGGTCGCGCGGCGCGTCGGCGAGCACGACCCGTCGCGCGCCTCGCACGCGGGCGGCCAGGCCATCCTGCTCGGCGTGCTGGTGTCGCTCCCCATCTCCCTGATCGGACTGACGCTGGCACCCGACCTGCTCAAGGTGCTGGGCGCGTCGGCCGGCGTGCGCAGCGTGGGATCCGGCTACACGCGGGTGCTGCTGGGCGGGAATGCGGCGGTGCTGCTGCTGTTCCTCATCAACGCGGTGTTCCGCGGCGCCGGCGACGCGTCCATCGCGATGCGGTCCCTGTGGCTCGCCAGCGGCTGCAACATGGTGCTCGGCCCGCTGTTCATCTTCGGCGTCGGCCCGTTCCCGCGCCTCGGCGTCACCGGCGCCGCCGTGGGAACCACCATCGGCCGCAGCATCGGCGTGCTGTACCAGGTGCGGCAGCTCGCGCGGCGGCGGGGGCGGATCGCCATCCGCGCCGGCGACTTCTTTCCCGACGTCCGCCAGCTCGCCTCCCTGGTCCGGCTCTCCGGCTCCGGCATCCTCCAGATCCTCATCGGGACGGCGAGCTGGCTGGCGCTGATCCGCGTCCTGGCGCTGTTCGGCAGCACCGTGCTCGCCGGGTACACGATCGGCATCCGGGTGATCGTGTTCGCGCTGCTGCCCTCGTGGGGCCTCAGCAACGCGGCGGCGACGATGGTCGGCCAGAACCTCGGCGCGAAGAAGCCGGAACGCGCCGAGCGGGCGGTGTGGATGGCGGCCTGGTACAACATGTGGGTGCTGGGGGCGCTCGGCGTGCTGTTCGTGGTGCTCGCGGGGCCGATCATCGCGATCTTCACCCGCGACGCGGCGATCGCCCCCTGGGGCGTCGGGTGCCTGCGGATCGTGAGCGCGGGATTCGTCTTCTACGCGTACGGGATGGTCGTGTCCAACGCCTTCAACGGCGCCGGCGACACCTGGACGCCGACCGTGCTGAACCTGGTCTGCTTCTGGCTGCTGGAAGTGCCGCTCGCGTGGGCCCTGTCGCGCCTGCCGGCGTTCGGGCCCCACGGCGTCTTCGTGGCCATCGCCGTCGCGTTCTCGACCCTGGCCCTGTCCAGCTCGCTGCTGTTCCGCCGCGGGCGCTGGAAGACCCGCGCCGTGTAGGCGGGCGGCGGCGCCTCCTACACGAACAGGGACACGTCGGCGTCGGCGGCGAAGTCGAGGAACGCGGTGGCGCCGGCGATGTCCACGCCGGGCAGCAGGTCCGACGCCTTCACCCCCATCACGCCCATCGTCGTCGAGCAGGCGAACAGCTTCGTCCCGCTCTCGCGCGCCATGGCGAGGAACTGCGCCACGTCCGGGAGCCGGGCCCGCCGCATCCAGCCCTTCATCATCGCGGTCGCCGCCGCGGTCATCCCGGGCAGCGCGCCGAGCAGGCTCGGCACCGGGACCGGCATCGCGGGGTTCCCGAGCGGCGCGACCTTGAGCGTGCGGTGGCGCTTCCGGTGGACGATGTCGAGCCCGTAGAAGGTGAAGAAGATGCCCACCTCCCAGCCGAGGCTCGCCGCAGTGGCGGCGAGGATCAGCGGCGGGTACGCGCCGTCGAGGGTGCCCTTCGATGCCACCAGCGCGAGGCGGCGGAGGCGGGCGCGGGGCTCGTCGCGGCCGGCCGGGGCC from the Gemmatimonadales bacterium genome contains:
- a CDS encoding ABC transporter ATP-binding protein; amino-acid sequence: MAGTDRKRVDWQSAWQEARRIVWRHRRYLAVGLAVMLVNRLAGLVLPTTSKFLIDDVIGKHQPRLLVPLALAVAGAALLQAATSFTLSQLLGVTAQRAITEMRRDVEAHVMRLPVRFFDSTKSGVLISRIMTDAEGIRNLVGTGLVQLVGGTVTAALALGVLFYLNWRLTAITILILAVFGGMMALAFSRLRPIFRERGQINAEVTGRLGESLGGIRVVKSYVAERGEQLVFTRGVHRLFRNIAKTITGTSALGAATIVITGGIGVLMILVGGRAILDGRMSLGGFVMYVFFIGLVAAPLVQIASIGTQVSEAFAGLDRIRDLRRAVTEDAGDLERLPLGDDLKGEIAFEDVAFAYDPGVPVLRGVSFRAPAGSTTALVGSSGSGKSTLIGLVMAFARPAAGRVLVDGRDLATLRLRDYRAHLGVVLQDNFLFDGTIAENVGFSKPHATRDEILRVARIAHCDEFVDKFKDGYDTVVGERGVKLSGGQRQRVAIARAILADPRILILDEATSSLDSESEALIQDGLRRLRHGRTTFVIAHRLSTIRSADQILVIEAGEIVERGTHPALLAAGGRYRQLHDKQYALETDRFVNPGEDFTPEPEAPAPPPRTPVAPGRL
- a CDS encoding HEAT repeat domain-containing protein, whose product is MNGSMIGAVVGALALGAGLHGRTAVRVGLAPAAADDSALAAGVLASARGAPVVLCRLAEQALENRWGGADSWRTPGDPPDSNGITRWAFARRPADYAVRLLARGIEDPDGCVRGIAARLIARATAAQIDAAVVPLLGSAAAGTRVAASVALGLAESGAAVTALIGRLTDEAGEVRLAAAWALGRTDSLRAAAPLRGVLRDADAGVRAAAARALGELEDTAAVDALVRLLRSDADEEVRVSAAEALGRMESKRAAPALAGALGDQSARVRRTAAWALGQIEDKGSVAALARALTDRDDDVRQTAVWALGQIGDASAVPALAERLGRDDRPEVRRKAAWALGQIEDKSSTGPLGTALKGDRDEEVRRTAAWALGQIEDAGSVPDLAAALGDSSEKVRTVAAWALGQISPHRAPDALLRALGHDTPGVREKAAWALGQIGDDAAVPALQSALADPESRVRRTALWALGQLDSDAARTAIVDALKDGDPEVRARAARALGGGHVDPRPEPMPMPEPRPFPGPEE
- a CDS encoding M56 family metallopeptidase gives rise to the protein MSATGLLQLLANQGVAWALGSLAKGTLLLVAVFLAAAAVRRASAGLRHLVWGGGIVAVLAVPVVSLVLPWRLAVLRVPAGLVPAAAAPAAAGSGLRSPSFARAAVPLAPAPGLAPSPRSAADAGGPSRPSVRSWSLQRLSPAWWIAAIWAAGALVVLLRLVRGTVLVRRVRRHAVVLASADWRQPLIEAADRLGLPREPRLLASDAVLMPIVCGVLDPAIVLPAAASAWTEQRRRAVLCHELAHVRRSDLALTILSRLGCALYWFHPLFWVAARRLRLESERACDDLVLEVGTRPSEYADHLLQIACLAGSMRSPAVALPMAERREFEGRMLAILERGARRAPPSRRLAALLAAVALAVVLPVAAMGLAQGPPAGAPEPTPLAQGAPRSVPAAPAPTAHAETRTDTTVAQRTTVATQVGIATSVSATTGAPASLPVAAVRAATSLTGGAADDSLDPRTLAALLGALEDSVAAVRVDAAYALGRQEAHAAVTALAAHLRRDAAGVVREMAAWALGQIESGDATASLVAAARGDASEDVRAMAVWALGQVDDSAAVPGLAAVLGDASAEVRGRAAWALGTIGASPAPPALVAALRDPSAAVRLRAAWAVGQIEDGRAAPGLVPLLNDTASEVRRAAMWALGKMDAPEARAALLDALKNSDPEVRAQAARALGGSSGNPWPWPWPMPLNR
- a CDS encoding BlaI/MecI/CopY family transcriptional regulator; its protein translation is MSAARPPLSRREREVMDVLYRTGEGTVAEVMEQLADPPTYSAVRSTLRILEEKGHVSHREDGPRYVYVPAVGRETAQRAALNHVVDTFFDGSADHALVTLLRRSDLELSEKQIQRLAREIRRAREEGR
- a CDS encoding protein kinase, yielding MTEVEDRLAAALAGRYRFERELGSGGMATVFLAEDLKHHRYIALKTLRSDVAESMEADQFLLEIEIAAALTHPHILPLYDSGEADGLVYYVMPYVEGPSLRQRLQAEPRLPLAEALRIARQVVGALDYAHRRGLVHRDIKPENIMLYEDAALVTDFGIALALRSARAGTPSADGTVVGTPLYMSPEQAMGDPVDLRSDLYSAGCVLYEMLAGAPPFGGETTMEITAQKLVDPVPPLRAGRPEVPAEIEAALARALASRADERFATAAEMAAALEPPARVSTGRRRRTGGGAPAAAPSPSIAVLPFANPGADPDAEIFSDGIAEELTNALSRLDGLRVVARASAFAFKGRQEDARGIGQQLGVGAVLEGSVRRSGNRVRVTAELVNVADGYRLWADRYDRTVDDVFAIQDEIASAIADVLEAKLLGAPKAYAQEPARKGDPKAFEHYLRGRHLWNQRTTAALEQSVAEFDRALAIDPAHAPAQAAIADSYVILGVYSHRPPDEVMPKARAAAEQALAIDSSLAEAHTSLACVRALYEWDWAAADALFRRAIAYNPQYATAHQWYAMNCLVPTGRFQEAQTELDRALALDPLSLAVHISVGLRHFYARDLAAAAAELEKTLRLNAEFGAAYYFLGHAYIAMGRFDEAVAPLERAVRLQGGSAETMAAQATAHAFAYQRPQAEALLADLERRAHETYVSPALLAQVQLALGDQAAALDRLEEAAARRAADVVWLKVHPIYDAVRGHPRFRALLGTTKLG
- a CDS encoding nuclear transport factor 2 family protein yields the protein MTGSRFARVMATVALVAGAGCVRPGAQPAPTLESARQAVLALLAHGAAAWTHGDLDAFVSDYAPDATFVTQDRLLHGRAEIRAHYAPRFAPGAPRDSLYFQDLTVDPLGPGAFNAIAYYVLQRGDSVVARGPTSLVMRRAGGRWFIVHDHSS